From a single Adhaeribacter swui genomic region:
- a CDS encoding family 20 glycosylhydrolase: MITRLLFFFCFLLCTLSGWSQIVLPATPDPLFSTYYHQRVSHFGSLPASAKDIVFLGNSITDGAEWVELFTDNRLKNRGISGDVSAGILHRLPQIAAGKPAKIFLLIGTNDLARNIPADSLLKNIYRIAAYLRQETPLTKLFVQSILPVNTAFNKFARHTNKGDQIRKVNAQLQQNALANHYTFIDLFAAFANEKGELAATFTNDGLHLTGKGYTLWKHLVYPYVFGVESRPALIPVPQKTQWLPGYFSLLAGKTIVVKGKTLKPEAEQLRQLLGAKGISVKIIEEAKGNEPFIELRLGKINAPQYPEEAYQLEVTAKKVVLTANTAHGIFNGIQTLSQLIRDNVLVDACLITDWPAFSWRGYMVDVGRNFQSVALLKQQIDKMAQYKLNIFHFHLTEDIAWRLQIPKYPQLTAPEHMLRNKGAYYSVSEMKDLIQYCRDRYITLVPEIDVPGHSAAFVRAMGVEMQSPEGLALVKEILTDVCQTYDVPYIHLGGDEVKITNPDFLPAVTSLLHRLGKKTIGWEPGGNLADNTIRQLWMTEGPRQPNLKYIDSRHLYINHMDPLESVITIYNRQLGDAIQGTEQVLGATFCVWHDRNVLKEEDVLHMNPVYPAMLAFAERSWQGGGYSGWITNIKSSASQQLQVFKDFEKRLLEHQKLYFASLPFSYAAQSELKWELLGPFKNGGDVAQVFAPEKKGFKPENSPFTAVGGTVVLRHFWHPLVTGVLENPEENTTWYAYTRFWSDVSTTKKFWIGFNNLSRSYNSNSPVEGTWDNRGSAVFLNNQLLTPPQWQRAGQKGNGEAPLLDEGYEYRAPITAPVHKGWNKILVKLPVKSFKGSDWQNPVKWMFTVVPLSEE; the protein is encoded by the coding sequence ATGATTACACGATTGCTCTTTTTTTTCTGTTTTTTGCTTTGTACCCTATCTGGTTGGTCGCAAATAGTGCTGCCAGCTACTCCGGATCCCCTTTTTTCCACCTATTACCACCAGCGGGTTAGCCATTTCGGTTCTTTGCCTGCTTCCGCAAAAGATATCGTTTTCCTGGGAAACAGCATTACAGATGGCGCTGAATGGGTGGAGTTATTTACGGATAACCGCCTTAAAAACCGTGGAATCAGTGGTGATGTATCAGCCGGAATTTTGCACCGACTTCCTCAAATAGCTGCCGGCAAACCCGCTAAAATTTTCCTGCTTATTGGTACCAATGATCTGGCCCGTAATATTCCGGCTGATAGTTTGCTTAAAAATATTTATCGCATTGCTGCTTACCTGCGCCAGGAAACACCCCTGACCAAACTATTTGTGCAAAGCATTTTACCGGTAAATACCGCATTTAATAAATTTGCCAGACATACCAATAAAGGAGACCAAATAAGAAAAGTAAATGCCCAATTGCAGCAAAATGCGTTGGCTAACCATTATACTTTTATTGACCTGTTTGCGGCCTTTGCCAACGAAAAAGGAGAATTAGCAGCAACATTTACCAACGACGGCCTGCACCTAACTGGTAAGGGTTATACATTATGGAAACACTTGGTATATCCGTACGTGTTTGGGGTGGAGTCCCGGCCTGCCCTTATTCCGGTACCGCAAAAAACACAATGGCTACCCGGGTATTTCTCCTTGCTGGCAGGCAAAACCATTGTGGTGAAAGGTAAAACACTAAAGCCGGAGGCAGAGCAACTACGCCAACTTTTAGGGGCTAAGGGTATATCGGTTAAGATTATAGAAGAGGCAAAAGGTAATGAACCGTTTATTGAACTTCGGTTAGGTAAAATAAATGCCCCTCAATATCCCGAAGAAGCCTATCAACTGGAAGTAACTGCCAAAAAAGTAGTATTAACGGCTAATACGGCACACGGTATTTTTAACGGCATTCAAACTTTAAGCCAGCTCATCCGGGATAATGTGCTGGTAGATGCCTGTCTGATTACAGATTGGCCTGCTTTTTCGTGGCGCGGGTATATGGTAGATGTAGGCCGCAATTTTCAGTCAGTGGCCTTGCTGAAGCAGCAAATTGATAAGATGGCACAATACAAGCTTAATATTTTTCATTTCCACCTGACCGAAGATATTGCCTGGCGACTGCAAATTCCGAAGTATCCGCAGCTTACCGCTCCGGAACACATGCTCCGTAACAAAGGCGCTTATTATTCAGTGAGCGAAATGAAAGATCTTATCCAATACTGCCGTGATCGCTACATTACGCTCGTGCCGGAGATTGATGTTCCGGGCCACAGTGCGGCTTTTGTCCGGGCTATGGGCGTTGAGATGCAAAGCCCGGAAGGATTAGCTCTGGTAAAAGAAATTTTAACCGATGTTTGCCAGACTTATGATGTTCCTTATATTCACTTAGGCGGCGACGAAGTAAAAATAACCAATCCCGACTTTTTGCCGGCTGTTACCAGCTTGCTGCACCGATTAGGTAAGAAAACTATTGGCTGGGAGCCAGGCGGAAATTTGGCGGATAATACCATCCGGCAACTCTGGATGACCGAAGGGCCACGGCAACCTAACCTTAAATATATTGATTCGCGGCACCTGTACATTAACCACATGGACCCGCTCGAAAGTGTAATTACTATTTATAATCGACAGCTGGGCGATGCTATTCAGGGAACAGAGCAAGTGTTGGGAGCTACTTTTTGCGTATGGCACGACCGCAATGTATTAAAAGAAGAAGATGTGCTACACATGAACCCGGTTTACCCGGCAATGCTGGCCTTTGCCGAACGCAGTTGGCAGGGTGGAGGCTATTCTGGCTGGATTACAAATATTAAATCTTCCGCTAGCCAGCAACTTCAGGTATTTAAAGACTTTGAGAAACGATTGTTGGAACATCAAAAGTTGTATTTTGCCAGTCTGCCTTTTTCATATGCCGCGCAAAGTGAATTAAAATGGGAATTGTTGGGGCCTTTTAAAAATGGAGGCGACGTTGCCCAAGTATTTGCGCCAGAAAAAAAAGGGTTTAAGCCGGAAAATTCACCCTTTACGGCAGTGGGAGGTACCGTGGTGCTGCGGCATTTTTGGCACCCGCTGGTAACCGGCGTTTTAGAAAATCCAGAAGAAAATACTACCTGGTATGCTTATACCCGCTTCTGGAGCGACGTAAGCACGACTAAAAAATTCTGGATCGGATTTAATAATTTATCCCGGTCTTATAACTCTAATTCGCCAGTGGAAGGAACCTGGGATAACCGGGGAAGTGCGGTATTTTTAAATAATCAGCTACTTACGCCACCCCAATGGCAGCGGGCCGGGCAAAAAGGAAACGGAGAGGCGCCGCTTTTGGATGAAGGGTACGAATATCGGGCACCAATTACTGCCCCCGTACATAAAGGATGGAATAAAATTTTAGTGAAACTGCCGGTAAAAAGTTTTAAAGGCAGTGATTGGCAAAATCCCGTAAAATGGATGTTTACTGTTGTTCCGTTAAGTGAAGAATAA
- a CDS encoding AGE family epimerase/isomerase, which translates to MEIPSEPNLKYYQNFYKKQLLEDTVPFWFPRSIDEEYGGYLLMRDADGSLLDDDKAVWIQGRAAWLLATLCNTVEPKPEWLAGAKKGIDFLRKYCFDTDGRMFFHMNRLGEPIRKRRYFFSETFAVIAFAAYAKASGDEEIANQARQLFGKCLEYATTPGLLVPKFTNTRPAKGIGVPMIMINTAQQLRDTIGDDRCEEWISRWIAEIEKDFVKDDIRCVMEQVSPSGEIMDHFDGRTLNPGHAIEGAWFILHEAKHRQNDPHLINLGCRMLDYMWERGWDQEYGGILYFRDVYNRPVQEYWHDMKFWWPQNETIIATLLAYLMTGNPKYADWHQQVHDYAYAHFHDREHGEWFGYLHRDGRLSSSIKGNLFKGPFHLPRQEWYCWQVLNQYLK; encoded by the coding sequence ATGGAAATTCCGTCCGAGCCGAATTTAAAATATTACCAGAACTTTTATAAAAAGCAACTCCTGGAAGATACCGTTCCCTTTTGGTTTCCCCGGTCCATCGACGAAGAATATGGCGGTTACCTGTTGATGCGCGATGCTGACGGTAGTTTACTCGACGACGATAAAGCTGTTTGGATACAAGGCCGGGCCGCCTGGCTGCTTGCAACATTGTGCAATACCGTCGAACCAAAACCCGAGTGGCTGGCAGGTGCCAAAAAGGGCATTGATTTTCTGCGGAAATATTGTTTTGATACGGATGGTCGTATGTTTTTTCATATGAACCGGTTGGGAGAGCCCATCCGGAAGCGGCGGTACTTCTTCTCCGAAACTTTTGCCGTTATTGCCTTTGCGGCTTACGCTAAAGCTTCCGGCGACGAAGAAATTGCTAACCAAGCCCGGCAACTCTTTGGAAAATGCCTAGAATACGCCACCACGCCCGGATTGCTAGTGCCTAAATTTACGAATACTCGACCAGCTAAAGGCATAGGTGTACCCATGATTATGATCAATACGGCGCAGCAATTACGGGATACCATAGGTGATGACCGGTGCGAGGAATGGATTAGCCGTTGGATTGCTGAAATTGAAAAAGATTTTGTAAAAGACGACATCCGGTGTGTGATGGAACAAGTAAGCCCATCCGGCGAGATTATGGATCATTTCGATGGCAGAACGCTGAACCCGGGCCATGCCATTGAAGGAGCCTGGTTTATTTTACACGAAGCCAAACACCGCCAGAACGATCCGCATTTAATTAATCTTGGTTGTCGTATGCTCGATTATATGTGGGAGCGGGGCTGGGATCAGGAGTATGGCGGCATTCTTTACTTCCGGGATGTTTATAACCGGCCGGTACAGGAGTATTGGCACGATATGAAGTTTTGGTGGCCGCAGAATGAAACCATTATTGCTACGTTATTGGCTTACCTGATGACGGGTAACCCCAAATATGCCGATTGGCACCAGCAGGTGCATGATTACGCTTATGCGCACTTCCACGACCGCGAGCATGGCGAATGGTTTGGTTACCTGCACCGCGACGGGCGTTTATCTTCCAGTATTAAAGGTAATTTATTTAAAGGTCCTTTCCATCTGCCCCGCCAGGAGTGGTATTGTTGGCAGGTTTTAAATCAATACTTAAAATAA
- a CDS encoding GDSL-type esterase/lipase family protein → MIRFILILFTNIISFSSLAYQNQQIEKVACIGNSVTFGAGIQDREQYSYPAQLQKLLGASYEVKNFGLNGATLLQKGHRSYNKTPQYLEVLAFKPSIAIIHLGLNDTDPRNWPNYKDEFATDYYKLIDTLRAVNPKVRVLVCRLTPIFSGHPRFKSGTRDWYWQIQDLIPKIAQARNVELVDLNGPLHNRPDLFPDELHPTAEGATIIAKMLYGQLTGKYGGLQLNAVFSDHMVLQQKMAIPVQGIADSGEEITISFDQEQLKTKAGTNGRWKAELAPKKAGGPYQLKVATATKQILVQDILVGEVWLCSGQSNMAFPLHAAQQAKDASNIAQQSPNIRLLRMKPLVETGNFAWDSATLRQINQLHYFSGRWQRCDSVSAGDFSAVGYFFGQQLQRQLHVPIGLIQVAVGGSNTESWIDRSTLEHHPQLVDLLSKWQTSDFIMDWCRERAGVNLKNATVSKQRHPYEPSYNYEAGIAPFTSFPIKGVIWYQGESNAHNEELHAELFRTLVHSWRQQWGFEFPFYYVQLSSLNRPSWPYFRDSQRQLLSQINKVGMAVTSDIGDSTDVHPRQKRQVGERLAAWALAQTYGKNMVYSGPLLKSGKVKGKQVSCAFSFGQGLQTSDGQPVRGFEIAGSDLVYKKAKAIIHRKKVIVSAPDLPHPKYVRYAWEPFTRANLSNKANLPASTFKSETKNFK, encoded by the coding sequence ATGATAAGATTTATCCTGATTCTATTTACGAATATTATTTCTTTCTCTTCCTTAGCCTATCAAAACCAGCAAATAGAAAAAGTAGCTTGTATTGGCAATTCGGTTACTTTTGGCGCCGGCATTCAAGACCGGGAGCAATATTCTTATCCGGCCCAATTGCAAAAGCTACTCGGTGCAAGCTATGAAGTAAAAAATTTTGGTTTAAATGGAGCAACATTGCTGCAGAAAGGGCATCGGTCTTATAATAAAACCCCACAATACCTGGAGGTGCTAGCTTTTAAACCCAGTATTGCTATTATTCATCTGGGCCTTAATGATACCGATCCTCGCAACTGGCCCAATTACAAAGACGAATTTGCAACTGATTATTATAAATTAATTGATACCCTGCGAGCAGTGAATCCCAAAGTGCGTGTACTGGTTTGCCGGCTTACCCCTATATTTTCGGGGCATCCACGGTTTAAATCAGGTACCCGCGACTGGTACTGGCAAATTCAAGACTTGATACCAAAAATTGCTCAGGCTAGGAACGTAGAATTGGTTGACTTGAATGGCCCTTTGCATAACCGCCCCGACCTATTTCCGGATGAGTTGCATCCAACAGCCGAAGGTGCAACTATTATTGCTAAAATGCTTTATGGCCAACTGACGGGTAAGTACGGCGGGTTACAATTAAATGCAGTATTCTCCGACCACATGGTGTTGCAGCAAAAAATGGCGATACCGGTGCAAGGCATTGCTGACTCCGGCGAGGAGATAACAATTAGTTTTGACCAGGAGCAGCTAAAAACCAAAGCCGGAACCAATGGTCGTTGGAAAGCAGAGTTAGCTCCCAAAAAAGCAGGTGGCCCTTACCAACTAAAGGTAGCTACAGCTACTAAACAAATTCTGGTGCAGGATATTCTGGTTGGGGAGGTTTGGTTGTGTTCCGGCCAGTCAAATATGGCTTTTCCGTTGCATGCGGCTCAACAGGCTAAAGACGCGAGTAACATTGCGCAGCAATCCCCCAACATTCGTTTGCTTCGAATGAAACCATTAGTGGAAACCGGTAATTTTGCCTGGGATTCCGCAACGCTCCGCCAAATAAATCAACTACACTATTTTTCCGGCCGCTGGCAGCGCTGCGATTCGGTAAGTGCCGGCGATTTTTCAGCAGTTGGTTACTTTTTCGGCCAGCAATTACAACGCCAGTTACATGTTCCTATTGGCCTGATTCAAGTAGCCGTGGGCGGGTCTAATACAGAGTCGTGGATAGATCGTTCTACTTTAGAGCATCATCCGCAACTGGTAGATTTATTATCTAAATGGCAGACCTCAGACTTTATAATGGACTGGTGCCGCGAACGCGCCGGGGTAAATTTAAAAAATGCCACGGTATCTAAACAGCGGCACCCGTACGAGCCTTCCTATAATTATGAAGCTGGCATAGCGCCATTCACCTCCTTTCCTATAAAAGGGGTAATCTGGTACCAGGGGGAAAGCAACGCGCACAATGAAGAGCTGCACGCCGAATTATTCCGTACCCTTGTGCACAGTTGGCGGCAGCAATGGGGTTTCGAGTTCCCGTTTTATTATGTCCAGTTATCTAGCCTCAACCGTCCTAGTTGGCCTTATTTCCGCGATAGCCAGCGCCAGTTGCTTTCACAAATAAATAAAGTGGGTATGGCAGTAACCAGCGACATTGGAGATTCCACGGATGTACATCCGCGTCAGAAAAGGCAGGTAGGCGAACGTCTGGCCGCTTGGGCTTTGGCGCAAACCTATGGTAAAAATATGGTTTACAGCGGGCCACTGCTTAAATCCGGAAAAGTAAAAGGTAAACAGGTAAGCTGCGCGTTTTCGTTTGGCCAAGGGCTGCAAACCAGTGATGGACAGCCAGTACGCGGGTTCGAAATCGCGGGCAGTGATCTGGTTTATAAAAAGGCAAAAGCCATAATTCACCGGAAAAAGGTAATAGTTTCTGCTCCGGACCTACCGCACCCCAAGTATGTTCGCTATGCCTGGGAGCCTTTTACGAGAGCCAACTTGAGCAATAAAGCCAATCTACCGGCCTCTACCTTTAAATCAGAAACTAAAAATTTTAAATAA